One genomic segment of Stigmatopora argus isolate UIUO_Sarg chromosome 1, RoL_Sarg_1.0, whole genome shotgun sequence includes these proteins:
- the abhd6b gene encoding monoacylglycerol lipase ABHD6b — protein sequence MAAELDIVNLLIIAGGTLAIPILAFVASFLLWPSALIKVYYWYWRRTLGLQVYYADCGGYRFCYSCRGKPGMRPSILMLHSFSAHKDTWLTLVKYLPKHLHIMCVDMPGHEGTTRSNTEDYSIVGQAKRIHQFVESIRLNRKPFHVVGTSMGGNVAGVYAATYPSEICSLTLICPDGIKHPNETKFDNLLQDLERSHYTLNIPLIPTTLVEMEDMFRLCSHVRFKIPQQILQGLVDVREPHNSFYEEVFLEIVSEKSRYALQEHLHLITAPVQVIWGKRDQVVDVSGAEVITEVLPGCRVDLLENCGHSVVMEKPCRTAKLMLQFIIQQQEARGGIKKST from the exons ATGGCAGCTGAATTAGACATTGTGAATCTGCTTATAATTGCTGGGGGAACACTGGCTATTCCCATTTTGGCATTTGTTGCTTCTTTCCTGCTGTGGCCCTCAGCACTCATTAAAGTGTACTATTG GTACTGGAGGAGGACTCTGGGTCTTCAGGTCTATTATGCAGACTGCGGAGGCTACCGCTTTTGTTATTCTTGTCGAGGAAAGCCAGGAATGAGGCCTTCCATTTTGATGCTACACAGTTTCTCTGCACACAAAGACACCTGGCTCACACTTGTCAAG TACCTTCCAAAACATCTGCACATCATGTGTGTGGACATGCCAGGCCATGAGGGTACGACACGCAGCAACACAGAGGATTATTCCATTGTGGGTCAAGCCAAAAGGATTCATCAG TTTGTGGAAAGCATTCGCTTAAACAGGAAACCTTTCCATGTGGTTGGGACCTCCATGGGAGGAAATGTAGCCGGGGTGTATGCCGCCACCTATCCTTCTGAAATTTGCAGCCTGACCCTCATTTGTCCAGATG GTATCAAACATCCAAATGAGACCAAATTTGATAATCTTCTGCAAGACTTGGAACGAAGTCATTACACACTGAATATTCCGCTGATCCCAACCACACTGGTGGAGATGGAGGACATGTTTAGACTGTGTTCACACGTTCGCTTCAAGATTCCTCAGCAG attctcCAAGGACTAGTGGATGTCCGAGAACCACATAACTCCTTTTATGAAGAAG TGTTTCTCGAAATTGTTAGTGAGAAATCCAGATATGCCTTACAGGAACACTTGCATCTCATTACTGCACCGGTACAAGTGATATGGGGCAAAAGGGACCAG GTGGTCGATGTGTCTGGAGCTGAAGTTATTACAGAAGTCTTGCCAGGATGCAGAGTGGACTTGCTGGAGAACTGTGGCCACTCTGTGGTGATGGAGAAGCCTTGTCGCACAGCCAAACTTATGCTTCAGTTCATTATCCAGCAACAAGAAGCAAGAGGAGGCATAAAGAAATCAACCTGA
- the rbm39b gene encoding RNA-binding protein 39b isoform X1, translating into MADDFDVEAMLEAPFRKDEVKSSHANGHDGQNRKKRRSKSRSPGSKKKRSRSRDRKKGKKRSRSRERKQTHIKERHRSRSRSRERAGRYKARKSPIPKRPKSPVKKEKSPVRQPIDNLTPEERDARTVFCMQLAARIRARDLEDFFSAVGKVRDVRMISDRNSRRSKGIAYIEFVESSSVPLAIGLTGQRLLGVPIIVQASQAEKNRAAAAAASNLQKGSAGPMRLYVGSLHFNITEEMLRGIFEPFGKIEGIQLMMDSETGRSKGYGFISFADAECAKKALEQLNGFELAGRPMKVGHVTERSDASMASSFLDNDELERTGIDLGTTGRLQLMARLAEGTGLKIPPAAQQALQMTGTINYGNPMATLGVPTPSPSQALNLPSQPLATHCLQLSNLFNPQSENDPSWAIEIQDDVIEECNKHGGVVHIYVDKNSAQGNVYVKCPSIPAAMASVNALHGRWFAGKMIKAAYVPLPTYHNLFPESVTAKQLLMPTRR; encoded by the exons ATGGCTGATGATTTTGACGTGGAGGCCATGCTGGAGGCGCCGTTCAGAAAG GATGAGGTCAAGTCTTCTCATGCAAACGGGCACGATGGCCAGAACAGGAA GAAAAGGCGAAGCAAGAGCAGAAGCCCGGGctccaagaaaaaaaggagcCGAAGCAGAGACAGAAAGAAGGGCAAGAAAAGAAGCAGGAGCCGAGAAAGGAAGCAAACCCATATCAAGGAACGCCATCGCAGCCGCTCCCGAAGCCGGGAGCGCGCGGGGCGCTACAAAGCTCGCAAAAGCCCAAT ACCGAAACGACCCAAAAGTCCTGTCAAAAAAGAGAAGAGTCCAGTCAG acAACCAATTGACAATCTTACGCCAGAGGAGCGAGATGCCCGCACTGTTTTCTGCATGCAGCTAGCTGCTAGAATCAGAGCACGAGACCTGGAGGATTTCTTTTCAGCTGTGGGGAAA GTAAGAGATGTGAGAATGATATCTGACCGGAATTCCCGGAGATCCAAGGGGATTGCCTACATTGAGTTTGTGGAGTCGTCTTCTGTTCCCTTGGCCATCGGGCTGACTGGCCAGCGGCTTCTGGGAGTGCCCATCATTGTCCAGGCCTCTCAGGCCGAGAAGAACAGAGCGGCTGCGGCGGCTGCCAGTAATCTTCAGAAGGGCAGCGCCGGTCCCATGCGACTGTACGTGGGCTCGCTGCATTTCAACATTACTGAGGAAATGCTTCGAGGGATCTTTGAACCTTTTGGAAAG ATTGAAGGAATTCAGCTAATGATGGACAGTGAAACTGGACGCTCCAAAGGATATGGCTTTATATCt TTTGCAGATGCCGAGTGTGCAAAAAAGGCCTTGGAGCAACTGAACGGCTTTGAGCTGGCCGGCCGGCCAATGAAGGTGGGCCACGTTACAGAGCGCTCGGACGCGTCCATGGCGAGCTCCTTCCTGGACAATGATGAACTGGAACGGACGGGCATCGACCTGGGGACCACAGGACGACTGCAACTGATGGCGCGACTGGCTGAAG GaactggtttaaaaattccCCCTGCTGCTCAGCAGGCTCTACAGATGACTGGCACAATAAACTATGGAAATCCGATGGCCACGCTAGGAG TTCCAACTCCTTCACCAAGCCAAGCTTTGAACCTTCCATCTCAGCCACTGGCAACTCACTGCCTACAGTTATCCAACCTCTTCAACCCACAATC GGAAAATGATCCCAGCTGGGCCATTGAGATCCAAGATGATGTTATTGAGGAGTGTAACAAGCATGGAGGGGTGGTACACATTTACGTTGACAAGAATTCTGCTCAG GGGAATGTGTATGTGAAGTGCCCCTCCATACCAGCGGCAATGGCCTCTGTGAATGCACTTCATGGACGCTGGTTTGCCG GGAAAATGATCAAGGCGGCCTACGTTCCTTTACCAACGTACCACAATCTTTTCCCGGAGTCAGTAACAGCGAAGCAGCTCCTCATGCCAACACGTCGATAG
- the rbm39b gene encoding RNA-binding protein 39b isoform X2 has translation MQLAARIRARDLEDFFSAVGKVRDVRMISDRNSRRSKGIAYIEFVESSSVPLAIGLTGQRLLGVPIIVQASQAEKNRAAAAAASNLQKGSAGPMRLYVGSLHFNITEEMLRGIFEPFGKIEGIQLMMDSETGRSKGYGFISFADAECAKKALEQLNGFELAGRPMKVGHVTERSDASMASSFLDNDELERTGIDLGTTGRLQLMARLAEGTGLKIPPAAQQALQMTGTINYGNPMATLGVPTPSPSQALNLPSQPLATHCLQLSNLFNPQSENDPSWAIEIQDDVIEECNKHGGVVHIYVDKNSAQGNVYVKCPSIPAAMASVNALHGRWFAGKMIKAAYVPLPTYHNLFPESVTAKQLLMPTRR, from the exons ATGCAGCTAGCTGCTAGAATCAGAGCACGAGACCTGGAGGATTTCTTTTCAGCTGTGGGGAAA GTAAGAGATGTGAGAATGATATCTGACCGGAATTCCCGGAGATCCAAGGGGATTGCCTACATTGAGTTTGTGGAGTCGTCTTCTGTTCCCTTGGCCATCGGGCTGACTGGCCAGCGGCTTCTGGGAGTGCCCATCATTGTCCAGGCCTCTCAGGCCGAGAAGAACAGAGCGGCTGCGGCGGCTGCCAGTAATCTTCAGAAGGGCAGCGCCGGTCCCATGCGACTGTACGTGGGCTCGCTGCATTTCAACATTACTGAGGAAATGCTTCGAGGGATCTTTGAACCTTTTGGAAAG ATTGAAGGAATTCAGCTAATGATGGACAGTGAAACTGGACGCTCCAAAGGATATGGCTTTATATCt TTTGCAGATGCCGAGTGTGCAAAAAAGGCCTTGGAGCAACTGAACGGCTTTGAGCTGGCCGGCCGGCCAATGAAGGTGGGCCACGTTACAGAGCGCTCGGACGCGTCCATGGCGAGCTCCTTCCTGGACAATGATGAACTGGAACGGACGGGCATCGACCTGGGGACCACAGGACGACTGCAACTGATGGCGCGACTGGCTGAAG GaactggtttaaaaattccCCCTGCTGCTCAGCAGGCTCTACAGATGACTGGCACAATAAACTATGGAAATCCGATGGCCACGCTAGGAG TTCCAACTCCTTCACCAAGCCAAGCTTTGAACCTTCCATCTCAGCCACTGGCAACTCACTGCCTACAGTTATCCAACCTCTTCAACCCACAATC GGAAAATGATCCCAGCTGGGCCATTGAGATCCAAGATGATGTTATTGAGGAGTGTAACAAGCATGGAGGGGTGGTACACATTTACGTTGACAAGAATTCTGCTCAG GGGAATGTGTATGTGAAGTGCCCCTCCATACCAGCGGCAATGGCCTCTGTGAATGCACTTCATGGACGCTGGTTTGCCG GGAAAATGATCAAGGCGGCCTACGTTCCTTTACCAACGTACCACAATCTTTTCCCGGAGTCAGTAACAGCGAAGCAGCTCCTCATGCCAACACGTCGATAG
- the LOC144067449 gene encoding 14-3-3 protein beta/alpha-1: MDKNDLVQNAKLAEQAERYDDMAAAMKSVTEQSTELSNEERNLLSVAYKNVVGARRSSWRVISSIEQKIEGNDKKKQMAREYREKIESELQEICHDVLGLLDKYLIANAGSSEGKVFYLKMKGDYYRYLSEVASGDAKKDTVDNSQQAYQQAFDISKGDMQPTHPIRLGLALNFSVFYYEIQNNPEKACSLAKTAFDEAIAELDTLNEDSYKDSTLIMQLLRDNLTLWTSENQGDEGETGEGEN; the protein is encoded by the exons ATGGATAAGAACGATCTGGTACAGAATGCCAAGCTTGCTGAGCAGGCTGAGCGCTATGATGATATGGCAGCAGCCATGAAGAGCGTGACCGAGCAAAGTACGGAGCTGTCAAACGAGGAACGCAACCTTCTTTCGGTTGCCTATAAGAATGTGGTCGGTGCGCGCCGCTCATCCTGGCGCGTCATCTCTAGCATTGAGCAGAAGATCGAAGGCAATGACAAGAAAAAGCAGATGGCACGCGAATATCGGGAGAAGATCGAATCTGAGCTGCAGGAAATCTGCCATGATGTCCTT gggctactGGACAAGTACCTCATTGCAAATGCAGGTAGTTCTGAAGGGAAGGTCTTCTATCTGAAAATGAAAGGCGACTATTATAGATATCTGTCTGAGGTTGCATCTGGGGACGCTAAGAAAG ATACTGTGGATAATTCTCAGCAAGCTTATCAGCAAGCTTTCGACATCAGCAAGGGAGATATGCAGCCAACCCACCCCATTAGGCTCGGCTTGGCCCTCAACTTCTCCGTCTTCTATTATGAGATCCAGAACAACCCTGAAAAGGCCTGCAGTCTGGCAAAGACG GCCTTCGATGAAGCCATTGCTGAGCTTGACACCTTGAATGAGGACTCTTACAAAGACAGCACCCTGATCATGCAGCTACTAAGGGACAATTTGACT CTGTGGACATCAGAAAACCAGGGAGATGAAGGGGAGACCGGCGAAGGGGAAAACTAA
- the LOC144067394 gene encoding embryonic polyadenylate-binding protein-like, giving the protein MNGSSPNYPLASLYVGDLHSDVTEAMLYQKFSPAGLIMSIRVCRDIITRRSLGYAYINFQQPADAECALDTMNYDILKGRPIRIMWSQRDPGLRKSGVGNIFIKNMDDSIDNKALYDTFSAFGNILSCKVVCDERGSKGYGFVHFDTQEAANRAINTMNGMLLNDRKVFVGHFKSRKDREQEFGTKALKFTNVYIKNFGEDYTEDNLKFVFSEFGRTLSVCVMKDERGHSRGFGFVNYANHEDAQKAVEEMNGKELNGKFLYVGRAQKRLERQGELKRKFDQIKLDRIQRYQGVNLYVKNLDDSIDDDRLRKEFSPYGTITSAKVMTDGSLSKGFGFVCFSSPEEATKAVTEMNGRIIATKPLYVALAQRREERKAILTNKYMQRLATLRSMTNPIIDSYHQTSYYMTVPPPSTRPLYEHNTVSNVRSAPRWTGQPPRAQGPYLTQYISSSTPRRASSSIATVRQASTQAPRIACSTQKTNNIGTQTMCGRADLSGMSRGSHFKYSSAVRNPQQVISVPVNMNRLQVVSAPVMEQPMHVQSTEPLTASILATGPLVDQKQLFGERLYPLIHALHPKLAGKITGMLLEIDNSELLHILESPESLHSKVDEAIAVLQAHHVKVSSPKK; this is encoded by the exons ATGAACGGCAGCAGTCCGAACTATCCCCTTGCCTCTTTGTATGTTGGGGACCTGCATTCAGATGTTACAGAGGCCATGCTGTACCAGAAGTTTTCTCCTGCTGGACTAATCATGTCAATCCGTGTGTGTCGTGATATTATCACCCGGAGATCCTTGGGATATGCATACATAAACTTCCAGCAACCAGCGGATG cGGAGTGTGCTTTGGATACAATGAACTACGACATTCTCAAGGGCCGACCAATTCGAATAATGTGGTCTCAACGCGATCCAGGCCTCAGGAAGTCTGGTGTGGGCAACATCTTTATCAAAAATATGGATGACTCTATTGACAACAAGGCATTGTATGATACTTTCTCAGCCTTTGGCAATATTTTGTCCTGCAAG GTTGTCTGTGATGAGAGAGGCTCAAAAGGCTACGGCTTTGTTCATTTTGACACTCAGGAAGCCGCGAACCGTGCTATTAATACCATGAACGGAATGCTGCTCAATGATAGAAAAGT ATTTGTCGGCCACTTCAAGTCCCGGAAGGACAGAGAGCAGGAGTTTGGCACCAAAGCGCTGAAGTTCACCAATGTCTACATTAAAAACTTTGGTGAAGATTATACTGAGGACAACCTGAAATTTGTCTTTTCTGAATTCG GGAGAACCCTTAGTGTGTGCGTGATGAAGGATGAGCGAGGTCATTCACGTGGATTCGGATTTGTAAACTATGCTAATCATGAAGATGCACAAAAG GCAGTCGAAGAGATGAATGGGAAGGAACTCAATGGAAAATTCCTCTATGTCGGACGGGCTCAGAAGCGGCTGGAACGTCAAGGAGAGCTCAAGCGCAAGTTTGACCAGATTAAACTGGACCGTATCCAACGCTATCAG ggtgTTAATCTGTATGTGAAGAATTTGGACGATAGCATAGATGACGACAGACTCAGGAAAGAGTTCTCACCCTACGGCACCATAACAAGTGCAAAG GTCATGACTGACGGCTCCCTAAGCAAAGGATTTGGCTTCGTCTGCTTTTCCTCACCCGAGGAAGCAACAAAAGCAGTAACTGAGATGAATGGAAGAATCATTGCCACGAAGCCCCTGTACGTGGCACTGGCTCAGCGAAGGGAGGAGCGAAAAGCCATCCTCACCAACAAGTACATGCAGCGACTGGCCACCCTGAGAAGCATGACCAATCCCATAATTGACTCGTACCATCAGACGAGCTACTACATGACTGTGCCGCCA ccTTCCACGCGTCCCTTGTATGAGCACAATACAGTCAGCAACGTCAGATCAGCGCCTCGCTGGACAGGACAGCCGCCGAGAGCGCAGG GTCCCTACTTAACTCAATACATCAGCAGCTCTACCCCTCGCCGTGCCTCCTCTTCCATCGCCACAGTGAGGCAGGCTTCCACACAGGCGCCACGGATTGCCTGCTCCACACAAAAGACAA ATAACATTGGAACCCAGACCATGTGTGGGCGGGCTGACCTTTCCGGCATGTCCAGGGGCAGTCACTTCAAGTACTCCTCGGCGGTGAGGAACCCCCAGCAGGTCATCTCTGTGCCCGTAAACATGAACAGACTCCAG GTTGTTTCTGCCCCTGTGATGGAGCAGCCCATGCATGTGCAAAGCACTGAGCCACTCACTGCCTCAATCTTGGCTACTGGACCACTTGTCGACCAGAAGCAGCTTTTTG GTGAACGTCTGTATCCTCTGATCCATGCCCTTCACCCCAAATTGGCTGGAAAAATTACTGGAATGCTTCTTGAGATTGACAACTCAGAGCTGCTGCACATACTGGAGTCACCGGAGTCCCTCCACTCCAAG GTGGATGAAGCAATTGCAGTCCTTCAAGCTCACCATGTTAAAGTCAGCTCTCCCAAAAAGTGA
- the kctd6b gene encoding BTB/POZ domain-containing protein KCTD6 → MDNGGWGHRITTPVTLNVGGHLYTTSLSTLQRYPDSMLGAMFRGDFPTARDSQGNYFIDRDGTLFRYILNFLRTSELTLPADFTETDLLRKEADFYQIEPLIHCLSDPKPLYPPDIFEQVVELSSTRKLSKYSNPVAVIITQLTITTKVHALLEGISNNFTKWNKHMMDTRDCQVSFTFGPCDYHQEISLRVHLMDYIMKQGFTIRNTRVHHMSERANENTVEHHWTFCRPAQIVED, encoded by the exons ATGGATAATGGAGGCTGGGGCCATAGG ATCACTACTCCTGTTACCTTAAACGTAGGAGGTCACCTTTACACGACCAGCTTATCCACACTGCAACGTTATCCAGACTCCATGTTGGGGGCCATGTTCCGCGGGGACTTCCCAACAGCCCGCGATTCCCAAGGAAATTACTTCATTGACCGTGACGGAACGCTTTTCAGGTACATACTGAACTTTTTGCGGACGTCGGAGCTCACTCTCCCGGCTGATTTCACAGAGACAGATCTACTTAGGAAAGAGGCAGACTTCTACCAGATCGAACCCTTGATTCATTGCCTTAGTGATCCTAAGCCGCTGTATCCTCCGGACATCTTTGAGCAGGTTGTGGAACTTTCCAGCACCCGCAAACTGTCCAAATATTCCAACCCCGTGGCCGTTATTATCACACAGTTAACCATAACCACAAAGGTCCATGCCCTGTTGGAGGGTATTTCCAACAACTTCACCAAGTGGAACAAACACATGATGGACACCAGAGACTGCCAGGTGTCCTTCACCTTCGGGCCCTGTGACTATCATCAGGAGATATCCTTGCGAGTTCACCTCATGGACTACATCATGAAACAAGGCTTTACCATAAGGAACACGCGTGTGCACCATATGAGCGAGCGGGCAAATGAGAATACTGTAGAGCACCACTGGACTTTCTGTAGGCCGGCACAAATAGTGGAAGACTGA
- the uqcc5 gene encoding ubiquinol-cytochrome c reductase complex assembly factor 5 yields the protein MFQRSTRLREILSLVPGKRRLGPYRFLPIFFCIGGVMEWIMINVRIGKETFYDVYRRKQSEREYQQKFADGVIVLNEPTAK from the exons ATGTTTCAAAGGAGTACTAGACTGCGCGAAATTCTTAGCCTCGTGCCTGGGAAACGTCGCCTTGGCCCGTATAGATTTCTTCCTATCTTCTTTTGCATCGGGGGTGTCATGGAGTGGATCATGATCAACGTGAGGATAGGAAAAGAAACGTTTT ATGATGTCTACCGAAGGAAGCAATCCGAGCGGGAATACCAGCAGAAGTTTGCCGATGGCGTCATTGTTCTAAATGAGCCTACAGCCAAGTGA